In one Pseudarthrobacter sp. NBSH8 genomic region, the following are encoded:
- a CDS encoding carbohydrate ABC transporter permease, translating into MTTTAGTSARGQLRSGTGAVSRAQRRARNPADVALILIGACFVLPLLWLVFASLDVSAGHETRLPAQVSLDNFAAIMTPGLLFQPLWNSMVLSAGTAAVNLVAAVLAAYPLSRYQSRFNRPFMYTILFGTCLPITAIMVPVYGLFVQLDLLDSMPATVFFMATTTLPMAIWMTKNFMDAVPVSLEEAAWVDGASGLTALRTIVLPLMRQGLGVVFIFVFIQAWGNFFVPFILLLSEARQPAAVSIFSFFGQHGAVAYGQLAAFSILYSVPVLALYVIVAKGAGNSFALSGAVKG; encoded by the coding sequence ATGACCACGACGGCGGGGACCTCCGCCCGGGGACAGTTACGGTCCGGGACGGGCGCAGTTTCCCGAGCCCAGCGGCGTGCCCGGAATCCGGCGGACGTGGCGCTGATCCTGATCGGCGCTTGCTTTGTCCTGCCACTGCTGTGGCTAGTGTTTGCGTCCCTCGATGTCTCCGCCGGGCATGAGACGCGGCTCCCGGCTCAAGTCTCCCTGGACAACTTTGCCGCCATCATGACGCCGGGGCTGCTGTTCCAGCCGCTCTGGAACAGCATGGTGCTGTCCGCCGGCACGGCCGCCGTGAACCTCGTGGCTGCGGTGCTCGCGGCCTATCCGCTGTCCCGCTACCAGTCCAGGTTCAACAGGCCGTTTATGTACACTATCCTGTTCGGAACCTGCCTTCCCATTACCGCGATCATGGTGCCGGTATACGGGTTGTTTGTGCAGCTTGACTTGCTGGATTCGATGCCTGCCACGGTCTTTTTTATGGCCACCACCACGTTGCCCATGGCCATCTGGATGACCAAGAACTTTATGGACGCCGTCCCGGTGTCGCTGGAGGAAGCAGCCTGGGTGGATGGGGCGTCGGGGCTGACGGCGCTGAGGACCATCGTCCTGCCCCTGATGCGGCAGGGGCTGGGCGTGGTGTTCATTTTTGTGTTCATCCAGGCCTGGGGGAACTTCTTCGTCCCGTTCATCCTGCTGCTGTCCGAAGCCCGGCAGCCGGCGGCAGTGTCGATCTTCAGTTTCTTCGGACAGCACGGCGCAGTGGCGTACGGCCAGCTGGCCGCCTTCTCCATCCTGTATTCAGTCCCGGTGCTGGCCCTGTACGTCATCGTGGCCAAGGGCGCGGGCAATTCCTTCGCACTCTCGGGTGCGGTGAAGGGCTAG
- a CDS encoding carbohydrate ABC transporter permease translates to MAVSLTRDQAGHRRRRPGLRRRSRLLPVLPAVVLLLVFLAGPVLWAFHASFTNAALTGRNARNPGWIGFDNYARLLSDPMLPLSLGLTVLFVGGSAILGQNLLGLTLAVLMRRARRPVAAVVGTAVVAAWVLPEIVAAFAAYAYFSRDGTLNQVLGGLGFGQADWLYSFPMVAILLANIWRGTAFSLLVYRAALNDIPGEVTEAALMDGAGGWQRLAFITIPMIRGSIATNLMLITLQTLAVFTLIWVMTAGGPANTSTTLPVLAYLEAFKFGDIGYGTAVASVLILIGVVFGAAYVRLLREAKP, encoded by the coding sequence GTGGCGGTTTCCCTAACGCGTGACCAGGCCGGCCACCGGCGGCGTCGCCCCGGACTCCGGCGCCGGTCACGGCTGCTCCCGGTTCTCCCGGCCGTGGTTCTGCTGCTTGTGTTTTTGGCCGGCCCCGTGCTGTGGGCCTTCCACGCGTCATTCACCAACGCTGCCCTGACCGGCCGCAACGCCCGCAATCCCGGCTGGATCGGGTTCGACAATTACGCGAGGCTCCTGTCCGATCCGATGCTGCCTCTTTCGCTCGGCTTGACGGTCCTGTTTGTGGGCGGCTCTGCCATCTTGGGCCAGAACCTGCTGGGGCTCACCCTCGCGGTGCTGATGCGGCGGGCCCGCCGCCCGGTGGCCGCCGTCGTTGGTACTGCGGTGGTAGCTGCGTGGGTGCTCCCCGAGATCGTGGCAGCCTTCGCCGCCTACGCCTATTTCAGCCGGGACGGGACCCTGAACCAGGTGCTGGGCGGATTGGGGTTCGGACAGGCCGACTGGCTGTATTCGTTCCCCATGGTGGCCATCCTGCTTGCCAACATCTGGCGGGGCACGGCGTTCTCCCTGCTGGTGTACCGCGCCGCGCTCAATGATATCCCCGGTGAGGTCACGGAGGCCGCGCTGATGGACGGTGCCGGCGGCTGGCAGCGGCTCGCCTTCATCACCATCCCCATGATCCGCGGCAGCATCGCCACGAACCTGATGCTCATCACCCTGCAGACGCTGGCGGTGTTCACCCTCATCTGGGTCATGACAGCGGGCGGCCCCGCCAATACCAGCACCACGCTTCCGGTGCTGGCGTACCTGGAGGCCTTCAAGTTCGGCGACATCGGCTACGGCACGGCGGTGGCGTCAGTGCTGATCCTCATTGGCGTGGTGTTCGGCGCCGCCTACGTCCGGCTTCTGCGGGAGGCCAAACCATGA
- a CDS encoding extracellular solute-binding protein produces MRRALKIISLFAAAGCVLSACSPAAPEAETKTIKVVYQKTDSFLALDTLFQAAKQEFEAANQGVTVALEPIQANDDDYGTKLALALRSPSTAPDVFYEDTFKVRSDVDAGYLLKLDSHLAGWEDWDTFDDGAKAAGLGDDGGTYAVPLGTDTRGIWYNKKVLTAAGVSVPWEPRTWQDILDAARKIKASDPTVVPFNMYAGKATGEGTVMQGFYELLYGTGSQLYDADARKWVVGSPGFTDSLRFIKTLYDEKLAVSPAEALDANVWKKVFGEWLPQGRMGAIVEGSYTPSFWQKGGSYEWAEYGQDMGVTAFPTQNGQAPGGVSMSGGWTLAVGAETKNPDLAFEFLSTALNKKNSLAFNTASSQIAVRKDVAADAGYQAANPFVKDVSELVAVTHYRPATADYPRISAAVQEATETVITGAKSPEQAADDYDTAVKGIVGEAKTVAR; encoded by the coding sequence ATGCGCCGTGCCCTCAAAATCATTTCACTCTTCGCTGCAGCGGGCTGTGTGCTGTCTGCGTGTTCCCCTGCCGCTCCCGAGGCGGAGACAAAAACGATTAAGGTGGTCTACCAAAAGACCGATTCGTTCCTTGCCCTGGACACGCTCTTCCAGGCGGCGAAGCAGGAGTTTGAGGCTGCCAACCAGGGCGTCACGGTCGCCCTGGAGCCCATCCAGGCGAACGACGACGACTACGGCACCAAGCTGGCCCTCGCCCTCCGTTCGCCCTCCACGGCTCCGGACGTGTTCTATGAGGACACCTTCAAGGTGCGTTCCGACGTCGACGCCGGTTACCTCCTGAAGCTGGACAGCCACCTCGCGGGCTGGGAGGACTGGGATACGTTCGATGACGGCGCCAAGGCGGCCGGTCTGGGGGACGACGGCGGCACCTACGCCGTTCCGCTCGGCACCGACACCCGCGGTATCTGGTACAACAAAAAGGTGCTTACCGCTGCCGGCGTCAGCGTTCCGTGGGAGCCCCGCACCTGGCAGGACATCCTGGACGCTGCCCGGAAGATCAAGGCCAGCGATCCCACCGTGGTGCCGTTCAACATGTACGCCGGAAAGGCCACCGGTGAAGGCACCGTGATGCAAGGCTTTTACGAGCTGCTCTACGGAACCGGGTCACAGCTGTACGACGCCGACGCCAGGAAATGGGTGGTCGGTTCGCCGGGGTTCACCGACTCACTGCGGTTCATCAAGACCCTCTACGACGAAAAACTGGCCGTCTCCCCGGCGGAGGCCCTCGACGCGAATGTGTGGAAGAAGGTCTTCGGCGAATGGCTGCCGCAGGGCAGGATGGGCGCCATTGTGGAAGGGTCCTACACACCGTCGTTCTGGCAGAAGGGTGGCAGCTACGAATGGGCCGAGTACGGGCAGGACATGGGCGTGACAGCGTTCCCCACCCAGAACGGGCAGGCGCCCGGCGGCGTTAGTATGTCGGGCGGTTGGACCCTGGCGGTAGGGGCGGAGACCAAAAACCCGGATCTCGCGTTTGAGTTCCTCTCCACGGCGCTGAACAAGAAGAACTCCCTGGCTTTCAACACCGCCAGCTCCCAGATCGCCGTGCGGAAAGACGTCGCCGCCGACGCCGGCTACCAGGCGGCCAACCCGTTTGTGAAGGACGTGTCCGAGCTTGTGGCCGTTACGCACTACCGTCCCGCGACCGCCGACTACCCCCGGATCTCCGCGGCCGTCCAGGAGGCTACGGAAACCGTGATCACCGGGGCGAAATCCCCGGAGCAGGCTGCCGACGACTATGACACGGCGGTGAAGGGCATCGTGGGTGAGGCCAAGACCGTCGCCAGGTAG
- a CDS encoding ROK family transcriptional regulator — MGDFNLTVILDAIRRSSGGLSRVELAQIVGLSPQTISNISRRLLDQHLIVEAGKEGSGPGKPRTMLRLNPGGMYAIGVHLDPAVTTFVVLDLVGAVVQHSRIKTPGGNDPVAVMSTMATEIDQLVAESGVDTSRIAGLGLAAPGPIDLDNGTVVDPPLLPGWDRVELRDALAKATGYSVLVDKDVTSAAVAETWAGGPSGSGSFIFMYMGTGIGCGIVLNDEVVRGTSGNAGEIGHIVVDPDGPLCDCGLRGCVKSSAIPQVLVAEAVAAGILDGAGKHTSGAEVQQGFAQLCDLADAGDPTALAIIDRSAALVARAVSVVTNTLDVERVVFGGPFWSRIADRYLDKIPALVDANSAARLIHTIEVVGTGVGEDVGAIGAACLVLEHTLAPRAQRLLLEV, encoded by the coding sequence ATGGGGGACTTTAACCTCACGGTCATCCTCGATGCCATCCGCCGGTCATCCGGGGGTCTGAGCCGCGTGGAGCTTGCCCAGATTGTGGGCCTCTCGCCGCAGACTATCTCCAACATCTCCCGCCGCCTGCTGGACCAGCACCTCATCGTCGAGGCCGGCAAAGAAGGCAGCGGTCCTGGCAAACCGCGCACCATGCTACGCCTCAACCCGGGCGGCATGTACGCCATCGGCGTCCACCTGGACCCCGCCGTCACCACGTTCGTGGTCCTCGATCTCGTGGGCGCCGTTGTACAGCATTCACGGATCAAAACACCGGGCGGGAATGATCCTGTCGCCGTCATGTCCACCATGGCCACCGAGATCGACCAGCTGGTTGCCGAGTCGGGCGTGGACACCAGCAGGATCGCCGGCCTGGGCCTGGCCGCGCCGGGACCCATCGACCTGGACAATGGCACCGTGGTGGATCCGCCGCTGCTGCCGGGCTGGGACCGCGTGGAACTCCGGGACGCCCTGGCCAAGGCCACGGGCTATTCCGTCCTCGTGGATAAGGACGTCACCAGCGCGGCCGTCGCCGAAACATGGGCCGGCGGGCCCAGCGGCTCAGGCAGTTTCATCTTTATGTACATGGGCACCGGGATCGGCTGTGGCATCGTCCTCAACGATGAAGTGGTCCGCGGAACATCGGGGAATGCGGGCGAGATCGGCCACATTGTGGTGGATCCCGATGGCCCGCTCTGCGACTGCGGCCTCCGCGGCTGTGTGAAGTCCTCGGCCATCCCACAGGTGCTCGTTGCCGAGGCCGTTGCCGCCGGTATCCTGGACGGCGCCGGAAAGCACACCAGCGGCGCCGAAGTGCAGCAGGGCTTCGCCCAGCTGTGCGACCTCGCCGATGCCGGCGACCCCACGGCCCTTGCGATCATCGACAGGTCAGCCGCGCTGGTGGCCCGGGCCGTCTCCGTGGTCACCAACACGCTGGATGTGGAACGGGTGGTGTTCGGCGGGCCGTTCTGGAGCCGGATCGCTGACCGTTACCTGGACAAGATCCCGGCACTGGTTGACGCCAACAGCGCGGCCCGCCTGATCCACACCATCGAGGTTGTCGGCACGGGAGTCGGTGAGGACGTGGGCGCCATTGGAGCAGCCTGCCTGGTCCTGGAGCATACCCTGGCGCCCCGGGCGCAGCGGCTTCTCCTGGAGGTCTGA
- a CDS encoding class I SAM-dependent methyltransferase, which translates to MAQNALEDIFGALRRHPDVEAPNLRAWDATDRLLLEAAAARTEPGARLAVIGDRYGALTLGALGALGVRRVRVHEDLITGERALRNNAAELGFEAAAPGAVDATGFEQLPLGEELLSGAELVLLQMPRTLAELEEIAAAVARYAARGVVLLAGGRIKHMSLGMNAILERHFETVQPQLARQKSRFILASGARPAETHEWRPAVERLAELDLDVAAHGAVFAGAKLDIGTRFLLTFLPEMPQARHAIDLGCGTGILAAIYARQNPASRVTATDRSAAAVASARATALANGLEDRITALQDDAMSTFPAGSAELVLLNPPFHLGASVHAGAGIKLFEAAARVLAPGGELWTVFNRHLQYLPALERLVGPTTVKGGNPKFTVAVSTRRP; encoded by the coding sequence GTGGCACAGAACGCTCTTGAGGACATTTTCGGCGCGCTCCGGCGCCACCCGGACGTCGAAGCCCCGAACCTCCGGGCCTGGGACGCCACAGACCGACTCCTGTTGGAAGCCGCCGCAGCGCGCACGGAACCCGGTGCACGGCTGGCAGTGATCGGAGACCGCTACGGTGCCCTCACCCTCGGTGCACTGGGTGCCCTAGGGGTCCGGCGGGTCCGTGTTCACGAGGATCTCATCACCGGGGAGCGCGCCCTGCGGAACAACGCCGCCGAGTTGGGCTTCGAAGCCGCAGCTCCCGGAGCCGTTGACGCCACGGGGTTCGAACAATTGCCGCTGGGGGAGGAACTGCTCTCCGGCGCGGAACTGGTGCTGCTTCAAATGCCGCGGACGCTGGCGGAGCTTGAAGAAATCGCAGCCGCCGTGGCGCGCTATGCCGCCCGTGGCGTGGTGCTGCTCGCCGGCGGGCGGATCAAGCACATGTCCCTGGGAATGAACGCAATCCTGGAACGCCACTTCGAGACCGTCCAGCCGCAGCTGGCTCGGCAGAAGTCGCGCTTCATCCTGGCCAGCGGCGCCCGGCCAGCTGAGACGCACGAGTGGCGTCCCGCCGTCGAACGTCTTGCCGAACTGGACCTGGACGTTGCTGCGCACGGTGCCGTCTTTGCCGGAGCGAAACTGGACATCGGGACCCGGTTTCTCCTGACGTTCCTGCCCGAGATGCCACAGGCCAGGCACGCCATCGACCTGGGCTGCGGCACCGGTATCCTCGCCGCCATATACGCCCGCCAGAACCCGGCGTCCAGGGTCACGGCAACGGACCGGTCCGCAGCCGCCGTCGCCTCCGCCAGGGCCACGGCGCTGGCCAACGGCCTCGAGGACCGGATTACCGCCCTCCAGGATGACGCAATGAGCACCTTCCCCGCCGGAAGCGCCGAGCTGGTCCTGTTGAATCCGCCCTTTCACCTGGGCGCCAGTGTGCATGCCGGTGCGGGCATCAAACTGTTTGAGGCGGCAGCCAGGGTCCTGGCTCCGGGCGGCGAGCTGTGGACGGTCTTCAACCGGCACCTGCAGTACCTCCCGGCGCTGGAGCGGCTGGTTGGTCCCACCACTGTGAAGGGCGGCAATCCAAAGTTCACGGTGGCGGTCAGCACCCGACGGCCGTAG
- a CDS encoding zinc ribbon domain-containing protein YjdM translates to MNETLPPCPECSSAFTYEMGALLVCPECGHEWTAEAAEATAEAGPRVIKDAVGNILADGDTVTVVKDLKIKGSSGVIKVGTKVRGIRLLDGVGDHDIDCKVDGVGPMQLKSSVVKKV, encoded by the coding sequence GTGAATGAGACGTTGCCGCCATGCCCCGAATGTTCCAGTGCCTTCACCTACGAGATGGGTGCGCTCCTGGTCTGCCCGGAATGCGGCCACGAGTGGACCGCCGAGGCAGCGGAGGCCACGGCAGAGGCCGGGCCGCGGGTCATCAAGGACGCAGTGGGCAACATCCTCGCCGACGGCGACACCGTCACAGTGGTCAAGGACCTGAAAATCAAGGGCAGCTCCGGTGTCATCAAGGTAGGCACCAAGGTCCGGGGCATCCGGCTGTTGGACGGTGTGGGCGATCACGACATCGACTGCAAAGTGGACGGTGTGGGTCCCATGCAGCTCAAATCCTCCGTGGTGAAGAAGGTCTAG
- a CDS encoding cyclopropane-fatty-acyl-phospholipid synthase family protein, giving the protein MTTEKGAASLLANALCIVLGTAEIPLRLRAWDGSEAGPPDAPVLEFRSRRALRRILWSPGQLGLSRAYVAGDIDAPGDIFAAFTALSSVGKFSEPGPFRPLTPRELATLFGAAVRLGAVGVNPAPPPEEAKVTRKGRLHTRQRDAAAISHHYDVGNDFYALVLGPSMVYSCAVWADGLAGRGLPAGLDEAQQAKLDLVCRKLGLRPGMRVLDVGCGWGSFALHAAQHYGVTVVGVTLSTEQAVLARKRAAHAGLTENIDIRVQDYRDISDGPFDAISSIGMSEHVGREQTPHYVDVLHGLLRPGGRLLNHAISWNAGRTKPDPDSFIPRYVFPDGEMISLGEMVSSLETGGFEVLDVEALRQHYALTLRAWVRRLEANWDEAVRLTSLGQARVWRLYMASSALGFETGITGVNQVLVQRAGVDRPPLRRIEWI; this is encoded by the coding sequence ATGACAACCGAAAAAGGGGCAGCGTCGCTGCTGGCCAACGCACTGTGCATCGTCCTGGGCACGGCGGAGATACCCCTGCGCCTCCGGGCATGGGACGGTTCCGAGGCGGGGCCGCCCGACGCCCCGGTCCTCGAGTTCAGGTCACGCCGGGCCCTGCGCCGGATCCTGTGGTCACCCGGGCAGCTCGGGCTCAGCCGTGCTTACGTGGCCGGGGACATCGACGCCCCCGGCGACATCTTTGCGGCCTTCACAGCGCTCAGCTCGGTGGGAAAGTTTTCCGAGCCCGGCCCCTTCCGGCCCTTGACTCCGCGTGAACTCGCCACGCTGTTCGGGGCGGCCGTCCGGCTTGGCGCGGTGGGCGTCAACCCTGCTCCGCCGCCGGAGGAAGCAAAGGTCACGCGGAAGGGCCGGCTCCACACCCGGCAGCGCGACGCCGCGGCCATCTCGCACCATTACGACGTCGGCAACGACTTTTACGCCCTCGTGCTGGGACCGTCGATGGTCTACTCCTGCGCCGTGTGGGCGGACGGACTCGCCGGCCGCGGCCTTCCGGCCGGACTGGATGAGGCACAACAGGCCAAGCTGGACCTTGTCTGCCGGAAGCTGGGGCTGAGGCCCGGGATGAGGGTGCTGGATGTGGGCTGCGGCTGGGGCAGCTTCGCGTTGCACGCGGCGCAGCACTACGGCGTCACGGTGGTGGGGGTGACGCTCTCCACGGAGCAGGCCGTGCTGGCGCGCAAACGTGCGGCCCACGCCGGCCTGACTGAAAACATCGATATCCGGGTGCAGGATTACCGGGATATCTCCGACGGGCCGTTCGACGCCATCAGCTCCATCGGTATGTCCGAACACGTGGGCCGGGAACAGACACCCCACTACGTCGACGTGCTGCACGGCCTGCTCCGTCCCGGCGGCCGGCTGCTCAACCACGCCATCTCGTGGAACGCCGGCCGCACCAAGCCTGATCCGGATTCTTTCATACCGCGCTACGTCTTTCCGGACGGCGAGATGATCAGCCTGGGCGAGATGGTCAGCTCGCTGGAGACCGGCGGGTTTGAGGTGCTGGACGTGGAGGCCCTGCGCCAGCACTATGCGCTGACCCTGCGGGCGTGGGTGCGCAGGCTCGAAGCGAACTGGGACGAAGCCGTCCGGCTCACCAGCCTGGGCCAGGCACGCGTGTGGCGGCTCTATATGGCCTCAAGTGCCCTGGGCTTTGAAACCGGGATCACGGGCGTCAACCAGGTGCTGGTCCAGCGCGCCGGCGTGGACAGGCCGCCGCTGCGTCGGATTGAGTGGATCTGA
- the rsfS gene encoding ribosome silencing factor yields MTATDSSIAIARQAAKAAADKIAHDIVALDVSERLALADVFLIASAPSERQVNAIVDGIEEELSKQDLRPVRREGRSGGRWVLLDYSDIVIHVQHEEDRVFYALERLWKDCPVVDLQLGEDTSAKTTAASDSE; encoded by the coding sequence ATGACTGCAACAGATTCATCCATCGCCATTGCCCGCCAGGCCGCCAAGGCCGCCGCGGACAAGATTGCCCACGACATCGTGGCCCTCGATGTCAGCGAACGCCTGGCACTGGCAGACGTTTTCCTCATCGCATCCGCGCCGAGCGAGCGCCAGGTCAACGCCATCGTTGACGGCATCGAAGAAGAACTTTCCAAGCAGGACCTCCGTCCGGTACGCCGCGAAGGCCGCTCCGGGGGGCGCTGGGTACTGCTGGATTACTCGGACATCGTCATCCATGTCCAGCATGAAGAGGACCGCGTTTTCTACGCCCTGGAGCGTCTGTGGAAGGACTGCCCTGTAGTTGACCTGCAGCTTGGCGAAGACACTTCAGCCAAGACGACGGCGGCTTCCGACTCCGAATAG
- the nadD gene encoding nicotinate-nucleotide adenylyltransferase, with amino-acid sequence MGGTFDPIHHGHLVAASEVAAKFGLDEVVFVPTGQPWQKSHKQVSEPEHRYLMTVIATASNPRFTVSRVDVDRPGPTYTIDTLRDLRTQRPDADLFFITGADALAQILSWKDIDELWSLAHFVGVTRPGHVLDGMGRKDVSLLEVPAMAISSTDCRVRVAGNNPVWYLVPDGVVQYIAKYGLYAAGSDPEDVRTTETDEPASTE; translated from the coding sequence ATGGGCGGGACGTTTGATCCTATCCACCACGGCCACCTTGTTGCAGCCAGCGAGGTGGCCGCCAAGTTCGGCCTGGATGAAGTGGTCTTTGTCCCCACGGGGCAGCCGTGGCAGAAGTCGCACAAGCAGGTCAGTGAGCCTGAGCACCGCTACCTTATGACGGTGATCGCCACGGCATCAAACCCCCGGTTCACCGTCAGCAGGGTGGATGTTGACCGGCCCGGTCCCACGTATACCATTGATACCTTGCGGGATCTCCGGACCCAGCGTCCGGATGCGGATCTGTTCTTCATTACCGGCGCGGATGCGCTGGCGCAGATCCTGTCCTGGAAGGACATTGACGAGCTGTGGTCCCTGGCGCATTTTGTCGGCGTGACACGGCCAGGACATGTGCTTGATGGCATGGGCCGCAAAGACGTGAGCCTTCTGGAGGTGCCCGCCATGGCCATCTCGTCCACGGACTGCCGTGTCCGTGTAGCCGGGAACAACCCCGTTTGGTACCTCGTGCCGGACGGAGTGGTCCAATACATCGCCAAATATGGTCTGTACGCCGCGGGATCAGATCCCGAGGACGTCCGAACTACCGAAACAGATGAGCCAGCCAGTACTGAATGA
- a CDS encoding glutamate-5-semialdehyde dehydrogenase, with the protein MTEALISQAPGNFNDSNAVPSGPERGSTPTPAEVETAVHIIADRSRQAARQMSGANRALKDSGLRAIGAALLDRKDLILSANAKDVAAGKANGTSAALLDRLTLTDSRIDGLVASLENLASLPDPVGNVVRGQTLPNGLRLRQINVPMGVVAAIYEARPNVTVDIAGLGLKSGNAVILRGGTAAAFTNEALVQILREALHSVGLPADAVQTVDQYGREGANALMRARGRVDVLIPRGGRDLIQSVVLNAAVPVIETGEGNVHIFIDESASEDMAVEIVLNSKTQRPSVCNTVETLLVHSKSTVLPAVAAALRGAGVTLHADERIRAALPSSIESEPATDEDWATEYMDLDLAVAMVDSLDDAVKHIRTWTTGHTEAILTNNLANAERFIAEVDSAAVIVNASTRFTDGGELGLGAEVGISTQKLHARGPMGLTELTTTKWIVQGEGQVRA; encoded by the coding sequence ATGACTGAGGCACTGATTTCCCAAGCCCCTGGCAATTTCAACGATTCGAACGCGGTTCCTTCCGGGCCGGAACGGGGGAGTACCCCCACTCCTGCGGAGGTCGAGACAGCGGTCCACATCATCGCTGACCGCTCGCGGCAGGCTGCCCGCCAGATGTCCGGGGCCAACCGCGCCTTGAAGGACAGTGGCCTCCGGGCCATCGGTGCTGCCCTGCTGGACCGGAAGGACTTGATCCTGTCCGCCAACGCCAAGGATGTTGCGGCCGGCAAAGCCAACGGCACGTCGGCGGCCCTGCTGGACCGACTCACCCTGACTGACAGCCGGATCGACGGGCTCGTCGCTTCCCTGGAGAACCTGGCCAGCCTGCCGGATCCGGTAGGAAACGTCGTCCGCGGCCAGACCCTGCCCAATGGGCTGCGGCTGCGCCAGATCAACGTGCCCATGGGAGTGGTGGCCGCCATTTACGAGGCCCGCCCCAACGTCACGGTAGACATTGCCGGACTTGGCCTCAAGAGCGGGAACGCCGTCATCCTCCGCGGCGGAACTGCTGCCGCTTTCACCAACGAAGCACTGGTCCAGATCCTCCGCGAAGCCCTGCACTCCGTCGGGCTGCCGGCGGACGCCGTTCAGACTGTGGACCAGTACGGCCGTGAAGGTGCGAATGCGCTGATGCGTGCCCGTGGCCGCGTTGATGTCCTGATCCCGCGCGGCGGCCGGGACCTGATCCAGTCCGTGGTGCTGAACGCCGCCGTGCCGGTCATCGAGACCGGTGAGGGCAATGTGCATATCTTCATCGACGAATCCGCCAGCGAGGACATGGCGGTGGAGATCGTGCTGAACTCCAAGACCCAGCGGCCCAGTGTCTGCAACACCGTGGAGACCCTGCTGGTCCATTCGAAGTCCACTGTGTTGCCCGCTGTGGCTGCCGCGCTGCGCGGTGCCGGCGTCACGCTCCATGCCGACGAGCGCATCCGGGCGGCCCTGCCGTCCTCAATTGAGTCCGAGCCGGCAACTGATGAGGACTGGGCAACCGAGTACATGGACCTGGACCTCGCCGTGGCCATGGTGGACAGCCTGGATGACGCCGTGAAGCACATCCGGACCTGGACCACGGGCCACACCGAAGCCATCCTTACCAACAACCTCGCCAACGCGGAACGGTTTATCGCCGAGGTTGATTCGGCGGCGGTGATCGTCAACGCATCCACGCGGTTTACCGACGGCGGCGAGCTGGGCCTTGGTGCCGAGGTTGGCATCTCCACGCAGAAGCTGCACGCGCGCGGCCCCATGGGACTGACTGAGCTCACCACCACTAAGTGGATCGTTCAAGGCGAGGGCCAGGTCCGCGCGTAG